GGCAATGCGCCGCGGACGGCGTCGATCACGTGCGCTATCTCCATCGCCTCGCCGAGCTCGAGCTGATCGACCGCGAGCGCCGTATGGTCGAGCGGCGGATCAAGGCCGCCCGCTTCCCCGTGGTCAAGAGCCTGGACAGCTTCAACTTCAAGGCCATCCCCTCGCTCAACAAGACCCTGGTGCTCGAGCTTGCCCGTTGCGAGTACGTCGAGCGCCGTGACAACGTGATTGCGCTGGGCAACAGCGGCACCGGCAAGACCCACATCGCTCTCGGCCTCGGTCTTGCTGCCTGTCAGAAGGGCCTCGGTGTCGGCTTCACCACGGCCGCCGCGCTGGTGCACGAACTCATGGAGGCGCGCGACGACAAACAGCTCCTCCGGTTCCAGAAGAGGCTCGCGGGCTACAAACTCCTGATCATCGACGAACTCGGCTTCGTGCCCCTGTCAAAGACCGGCGCCGAGCTCCTGTTCGAGGTTTTCAGCCAGCGCTACGAGCGCGGCTCGACACTGGTAACCAGCAAC
This genomic interval from bacterium contains the following:
- a CDS encoding ATP-binding protein, which codes for MTDTPQVLLEHHLKKLKLPTFLREYGKLARQCAADGVDHVRYLHRLAELELIDRERRMVERRIKAARFPVVKSLDSFNFKAIPSLNKTLVLELARCEYVERRDNVIALGNSGTGKTHIALGLGLAACQKGLGVGFTTAAALVHELMEARDDKQLLRFQKRLAGYKLLIIDELGFVPLSKTGAELLFEVFSQRYERGSTLVTSNLPFDEWTEVFGSERLTGALLDRLTHHVQILEMNGESYRLNQSRGQRKPAAG